A window of the bacterium genome harbors these coding sequences:
- a CDS encoding DUF2156 domain-containing protein: MAEITSFPDFCEVSLDYREQVAGVLGKMNRPISEMTFSNLYLFRDTHGYRLSRRGDFLFALGRGYDSVPYAFPPWGEGNYEEAVAALLGYLRETGRPRILFPVPKEMAERHFSGPQWKVRSDRDEADYVYLREDLASLSGPRYHKRKNRLEKFLREEGAGLEYAEFSDEYVPECVDIAKSWCDEYCPAKRPSAAQETEAAVEALRHRAELGLTGAVIKREGKVLAYCLGEPLNEETFVVQFEKTAPSQAGLAQVLNRDFSRNSLSGYEYVNREQDLGDTGLRQAKESYHPVFLAEKYVVSPAGEP, translated from the coding sequence ATGGCTGAAATCACGTCTTTTCCGGACTTTTGCGAGGTTTCTCTCGATTACCGCGAGCAGGTCGCCGGTGTTCTGGGAAAAATGAACCGCCCCATTTCGGAGATGACCTTCTCCAACCTCTACCTCTTCCGCGATACTCACGGCTACCGGCTCAGCAGGCGGGGGGATTTTCTCTTCGCGCTCGGGCGCGGGTACGACTCGGTTCCTTACGCCTTTCCGCCTTGGGGCGAAGGGAACTACGAGGAGGCCGTCGCGGCCCTTCTCGGCTACCTCCGGGAAACGGGTCGGCCCCGGATTCTCTTTCCGGTGCCGAAGGAAATGGCCGAGAGGCACTTTAGCGGCCCGCAGTGGAAGGTGCGAAGCGACAGGGACGAGGCCGACTACGTCTACCTGCGGGAGGATCTGGCTTCCTTGTCCGGCCCCCGGTATCACAAGAGAAAAAACAGGCTGGAAAAATTTCTGCGCGAGGAGGGGGCGGGCCTTGAGTACGCGGAATTTTCGGATGAGTACGTCCCCGAGTGCGTGGATATCGCAAAAAGCTGGTGCGACGAGTACTGCCCCGCGAAACGCCCCTCGGCGGCGCAGGAGACGGAGGCGGCGGTGGAGGCGCTCAGACACCGCGCCGAATTGGGCCTCACCGGAGCCGTCATAAAGCGGGAGGGCAAGGTGCTGGCCTACTGCCTCGGGGAACCCCTGAACGAGGAAACCTTCGTCGTGCAGTTTGAAAAGACCGCCCCCTCCCAGGCCGGACTGGCGCAGGTCCTGAACCGCGACTTTAGCCGAAACTCCCTTTCGGGGTACGAGTACGTCAACCGGGAGCAGGACCTCGGCGACACCGGCCTTCGCCAGGCGAAGGAGAGCTACCACCCGGTCTTCCTGGCGGAAAAATACGTCGTCTCCCCCGCTGGCGAACCCTAG
- a CDS encoding phosphoketolase family protein, which yields MGFSLSVEELEVLDAWWRAANYLSVGQIYLLDNPLLREPLTLSHVKPRLLGHWGTTPGINFLYAHLNRIIIKHDAELLFVAGPGHGAPGVIASLYLEGTYSEFYPSVSRDAEGMKKLFTQFSFPGGIPSHAAPETPGSIHEGGELGYSLSHAFGAAFDNPELIVACVVGDGEAETGPLATSWHSNKFLNPSRDGTVLPILHLNGYKIANPTILARIGKNELRSLFIGYGYKPYFVEGDDPAAMHNLLAGTLEEVFADIRGIKQAAKNGVTSRPQWPMIIFRTPKGWTCPKEIDGKKAEGFWRSHQVPLTDLATKPGHIGILEKWLRSYRPEELFDAGGKPVAKLEKLMPEPERRMGMSAHANGGELLKELRLPDFERYKVEVPSPGASSAEATKVLGGYLRDVMALNMEQKNFRVFGPDETASNRLDPVFEVTGRVWMDEILPEDENLSREGRVMEILSEHTCQGWLEGYLLTGRHGFFSCYEAFIHIVDSMFNQHAKWLKVASKEIEWRRPVASLNYLLTSHVWRQDHNGFSHQDPGFIDVVVNKKADIVRVYFPPDANTLLCVANHCLNSRNRINVIVAGKQPNPQWLDMDAALKHCSAGIGIWEWASNDRDFEPDVVMACAGDVPTIETLAAVEFLRENFPGLKIRVVNVVDLMALQPSEEHPNGLKDKDFDALFTKDKPVIFAYHGYPWLIHRLTYRRTNHPNIHVRGYKEEGSTTTPFDMAVCNDLDRFHLVMDVIDRVPKLGSKGVYAAKSLREKLVDHKEYISKYGEDMPEIRNWTWKG from the coding sequence ATGGGCTTTTCACTTTCCGTGGAGGAACTGGAGGTTCTCGACGCCTGGTGGCGTGCGGCCAATTACCTCTCCGTGGGTCAGATTTACCTTCTGGACAATCCCCTCCTTCGGGAGCCTCTGACGCTTTCGCACGTAAAGCCAAGGCTCCTGGGACACTGGGGGACCACTCCCGGCATAAACTTCCTTTACGCGCACCTCAACCGGATAATCATAAAACACGACGCCGAGCTCCTTTTCGTCGCGGGCCCCGGCCACGGCGCTCCGGGAGTCATCGCGAGCCTTTATCTGGAAGGAACTTACAGCGAATTTTACCCCTCCGTATCCCGCGACGCCGAGGGGATGAAAAAGCTCTTCACCCAATTCTCTTTCCCCGGCGGCATACCGAGCCACGCCGCCCCCGAGACCCCCGGCTCCATCCACGAGGGCGGTGAACTCGGCTACAGCCTTTCCCACGCCTTCGGAGCCGCCTTCGACAACCCCGAGCTCATCGTCGCCTGCGTCGTCGGCGACGGGGAGGCCGAAACCGGGCCGCTTGCCACCTCCTGGCACTCGAACAAGTTCCTTAACCCCTCTCGCGACGGGACGGTGCTCCCCATACTCCACCTGAACGGCTACAAGATAGCCAACCCCACCATTCTGGCGCGCATCGGCAAGAACGAGCTGAGATCCCTCTTCATCGGGTACGGCTACAAGCCCTACTTCGTCGAGGGAGACGACCCGGCGGCTATGCACAACCTTCTGGCCGGGACCCTCGAAGAGGTCTTCGCCGACATAAGGGGTATAAAACAGGCTGCGAAAAACGGCGTCACATCAAGGCCGCAGTGGCCGATGATAATATTCCGGACACCGAAGGGGTGGACCTGTCCGAAGGAGATCGACGGTAAAAAAGCCGAGGGATTCTGGCGCTCCCATCAGGTTCCGCTGACCGACCTCGCCACGAAGCCCGGTCACATCGGGATACTGGAAAAATGGCTGCGAAGCTACCGCCCGGAGGAACTTTTCGACGCCGGGGGAAAGCCGGTTGCGAAACTTGAAAAACTGATGCCGGAACCGGAGCGGCGGATGGGGATGAGCGCCCACGCGAACGGCGGAGAGCTGTTAAAGGAGCTGCGGCTCCCGGATTTCGAGAGGTACAAGGTCGAGGTCCCGTCTCCGGGGGCGTCCTCGGCCGAGGCGACGAAGGTTCTGGGCGGGTATCTTCGCGACGTGATGGCCCTGAACATGGAGCAGAAGAATTTCAGGGTCTTCGGCCCCGACGAGACGGCCTCCAACAGGCTCGACCCGGTTTTCGAGGTGACTGGCCGCGTCTGGATGGACGAAATACTCCCCGAGGACGAGAACCTCTCCCGCGAGGGGCGGGTGATGGAGATACTGAGCGAGCACACCTGTCAGGGGTGGCTCGAAGGCTACCTCCTCACCGGCAGGCACGGTTTTTTCTCCTGCTACGAGGCCTTCATTCACATCGTCGATTCGATGTTCAACCAGCACGCCAAGTGGCTTAAGGTCGCGTCGAAAGAAATCGAATGGCGGCGTCCGGTGGCCTCGCTGAACTACCTCCTCACCTCCCACGTCTGGCGGCAGGACCACAACGGCTTCTCTCATCAGGATCCCGGTTTCATAGACGTGGTGGTCAACAAGAAAGCCGACATAGTGCGCGTCTATTTTCCGCCCGACGCCAATACTCTCCTTTGCGTCGCCAACCACTGCCTCAACAGCCGCAACAGGATAAACGTGATAGTTGCCGGAAAACAGCCGAACCCCCAGTGGCTCGACATGGACGCGGCGCTGAAACACTGCTCGGCGGGCATCGGCATCTGGGAATGGGCAAGCAACGACAGGGACTTCGAGCCGGACGTGGTGATGGCTTGCGCCGGGGACGTGCCGACCATCGAAACCCTCGCCGCAGTCGAATTCCTGCGCGAAAATTTTCCCGGGCTGAAAATAAGGGTGGTTAACGTGGTGGACCTGATGGCCCTCCAGCCAAGCGAGGAGCACCCAAACGGCCTTAAGGACAAGGATTTCGACGCGCTCTTCACGAAGGACAAGCCGGTAATCTTCGCCTACCACGGCTACCCGTGGCTCATCCACCGCCTCACCTATCGGAGAACGAACCATCCCAACATCCACGTTCGCGGCTACAAGGAGGAGGGCAGCACGACAACCCCCTTCGACATGGCGGTCTGCAACGATCTCGACCGTTTTCACCTCGTGATGGACGTCATCGACCGCGTTCCAAAGCTGGGCTCCAAGGGCGTATACGCGGCGAAATCCCTCAGAGAAAAGCTGGTGGACCACAAGGAGTACATCTCAAAATACGGCGAAGACATGCCGGAAATAAGAAACTGGACCTGGAAAGGGTAA
- a CDS encoding cytochrome C, with protein MRKKIMILALVGLGGATLAFAAQFSMKDHVSQYVTGGDCAACHLPGDQSVIPSNETCKKCHDEKFMAEVTFTGLKSHGPLWSLDHGPFALRDYKTCEKCHDEGKLQGAIGCTECHEAGKADEQGDYANAPFNIHRGEFAVSHPIAARTDQQKCARCHENSYCVECHEDFRDEDLSVLSHRKGWSSIAVSGSNHGDFAEDPDSCAGCHPEGSVLPSHNWTRDHAREARRNLATCEVCHPEGDECLTCHSAITGIGVNPHPQGWEDVEGKMDKASGGKTCRKCH; from the coding sequence ATGCGTAAGAAAATCATGATCCTCGCGCTAGTCGGCCTCGGCGGAGCTACCTTGGCCTTCGCGGCGCAATTCTCGATGAAAGACCACGTCAGCCAGTACGTAACCGGCGGCGATTGCGCCGCCTGTCACCTGCCCGGCGACCAAAGCGTCATTCCCTCGAACGAAACCTGCAAAAAATGCCATGACGAAAAATTCATGGCGGAGGTCACCTTCACGGGTCTCAAGTCCCACGGCCCTCTCTGGAGCCTCGACCACGGCCCCTTCGCCCTGCGCGACTACAAGACCTGCGAAAAATGCCACGACGAGGGGAAGCTCCAGGGCGCAATAGGCTGCACGGAGTGCCACGAAGCCGGCAAAGCCGACGAGCAGGGGGACTATGCCAACGCCCCCTTCAACATCCACCGTGGCGAATTCGCCGTCAGCCACCCCATCGCGGCGCGCACCGATCAGCAAAAGTGCGCCAGGTGCCACGAGAACTCTTACTGCGTCGAGTGCCACGAGGATTTCAGGGACGAAGACCTCTCGGTGCTCTCTCACCGCAAAGGCTGGAGTTCGATAGCCGTGAGCGGTTCCAATCACGGGGATTTCGCCGAAGATCCCGATTCCTGCGCGGGTTGCCACCCGGAGGGCTCGGTGCTGCCCTCCCATAACTGGACCCGCGACCACGCCCGCGAGGCCAGAAGGAATCTCGCCACCTGCGAGGTATGCCACCCAGAGGGTGACGAGTGCCTGACCTGCCACAGCGCCATAACGGGCATAGGTGTCAATCCTCACCCCCAGGGGTGGGAAGACGTTGAAGGTAAAATGGATAAAGCCAGCGGCGGCAAGACCTGTCGCAAGTGCCACTAA
- a CDS encoding MBL fold metallo-hydrolase produces MSELRITLIDVGWGDSILIESEDESGKIHCALIDSNDTGESLSSFLFLKRHFEKRGITTPTKEPLFDWIMLSHGHADHGQGLKGIVRSFGAKRLLYPRMPETDAIPFFTALVMEANGGKGRIGNHQAVDEGTLLEDLGDASLDILWPPAGYQTDNLNNKSIVLAITLGEVSAILTGDAEGEVWDKIAGKIPANARFFKVPHHGSKNGAFSGKKTPWLDRLSPEATVGISCHIRPFNFHHPHKPVLDALEKWKKKGANPGGEPAALRTDVNYHLTFATDGTSSRTTYSH; encoded by the coding sequence ATGAGCGAACTTAGGATAACCCTTATCGACGTGGGGTGGGGCGACAGCATCCTTATCGAATCGGAGGACGAAAGCGGAAAAATCCACTGCGCCCTCATCGATTCCAACGACACCGGCGAGAGCCTCTCCTCCTTCCTCTTCCTTAAACGCCACTTTGAAAAAAGGGGGATAACCACCCCCACGAAGGAACCCCTCTTCGACTGGATAATGCTCTCCCACGGCCACGCGGACCACGGGCAGGGGCTGAAGGGGATAGTAAGGAGCTTCGGCGCGAAGCGCCTTTTGTACCCGAGAATGCCCGAAACCGATGCCATACCTTTCTTTACCGCCCTCGTCATGGAGGCGAACGGGGGAAAGGGGCGCATCGGAAATCATCAGGCGGTTGACGAGGGGACGCTGCTGGAGGATCTGGGCGACGCCTCGCTGGACATACTCTGGCCCCCTGCCGGTTATCAGACCGACAACCTCAACAATAAATCCATAGTGCTCGCCATAACCCTCGGCGAGGTCTCGGCGATCCTGACGGGAGACGCCGAGGGGGAGGTCTGGGACAAGATAGCCGGAAAGATTCCGGCCAACGCGCGCTTCTTCAAGGTTCCGCACCACGGCTCTAAAAACGGCGCCTTCTCGGGGAAAAAGACCCCCTGGCTGGACAGACTCTCCCCCGAGGCCACGGTGGGAATAAGCTGCCACATCCGGCCCTTTAACTTCCATCATCCCCACAAGCCGGTCCTCGACGCGCTGGAGAAATGGAAAAAGAAGGGGGCGAATCCCGGCGGGGAACCGGCGGCGCTTCGGACCGACGTGAACTACCACCTGACCTTCGCCACCGACGGGACAAGCTCAAGGACAACTTACAGCCACTAG
- the tal gene encoding transaldolase — MGKLEDLASLGQSAWLDYIDRNFVLSGGLSELVSKGLKGVTSNPTIFENAIAKSDYYDKALAEAVRGGAKSPADLYEALVFEDIRMAADALLPVFRASNEVDGFVCLEENPALAHDRDKTVAEAKRLFKAVGRPNVLIKVPGTPEGIEAFRTLTAEGVNINVTLIFSLAQYEAVANAYVEGLQKRQYKGGDLRKSSSVASLFVSRLDTAMDRELENARRTDLRGKFAIDSARLAYKSFQDIFTTPHCEKLGEVGAHYQRLLIASSGTKNPAYPDTKYVDNLIGPLTVNTMPLATLNAFMDHGKVLPTIENDVDKAAARRSELARAGIDIDAVTDKLLVDGLKLFQNSYDSLLKAIEEKAKNLK, encoded by the coding sequence ATGGGAAAACTCGAAGACCTCGCCTCACTAGGCCAATCAGCGTGGCTCGACTACATCGACAGGAATTTCGTCCTCTCCGGAGGGCTTTCGGAGCTGGTGAGTAAAGGGCTAAAGGGCGTCACCTCGAACCCCACGATCTTTGAAAACGCCATAGCCAAGAGCGATTATTACGACAAAGCTCTTGCCGAAGCCGTCAGGGGCGGAGCGAAGAGCCCCGCGGATCTTTACGAAGCACTCGTCTTCGAGGACATCCGGATGGCGGCGGACGCGCTCCTTCCGGTCTTTCGGGCCTCGAACGAGGTTGACGGCTTCGTCTGCCTCGAAGAAAACCCCGCCCTCGCCCATGACCGCGACAAGACGGTCGCAGAGGCCAAAAGGCTTTTCAAGGCCGTCGGGAGGCCGAACGTCCTCATCAAGGTTCCCGGCACCCCCGAGGGCATCGAAGCTTTCAGGACTCTGACCGCCGAGGGAGTGAACATAAACGTCACCCTCATCTTCTCTCTCGCCCAATACGAGGCGGTGGCCAACGCCTACGTCGAGGGGCTTCAAAAGCGCCAATACAAGGGAGGCGATCTGAGAAAGTCCTCCAGCGTGGCCTCGCTCTTCGTGAGCAGGCTGGACACCGCCATGGACCGGGAGCTTGAGAACGCCAGGCGGACCGATCTTCGGGGAAAGTTCGCCATCGACAGCGCCCGGCTCGCCTACAAGAGCTTCCAGGATATCTTCACCACCCCCCACTGCGAGAAGCTGGGAGAGGTCGGGGCTCACTACCAGAGGCTCCTCATCGCTTCGAGCGGAACGAAAAACCCCGCCTATCCCGACACCAAGTACGTGGACAATCTTATCGGGCCGTTGACGGTAAACACCATGCCGCTGGCCACCCTTAACGCCTTCATGGATCACGGCAAGGTTCTGCCCACCATCGAAAACGACGTGGACAAAGCCGCGGCGCGCAGAAGTGAGCTCGCGCGGGCAGGCATCGACATCGACGCGGTCACAGACAAACTTCTCGTGGACGGGCTGAAATTATTCCAGAATTCCTACGATTCGCTCCTGAAGGCGATAGAGGAAAAAGCGAAAAACCTGAAATGA
- a CDS encoding XRE family transcriptional regulator encodes MTIEEAFGKTLRELRKARNLSQEEVAFESGLDRSFISLLECGHQQPSLVTIIQLAKTFRVSAAQLIADVEKNLS; translated from the coding sequence TTGACTATAGAAGAAGCTTTTGGAAAAACCCTGAGGGAACTGAGAAAAGCGCGGAATCTTTCTCAGGAGGAAGTCGCCTTTGAAAGCGGACTGGACCGCTCCTTTATTTCACTTTTGGAGTGCGGGCATCAACAGCCCTCTCTCGTCACAATAATTCAACTGGCGAAAACGTTCCGCGTTTCCGCAGCGCAACTAATCGCAGACGTTGAAAAGAACCTATCTTAA
- a CDS encoding B12-binding domain-containing radical SAM protein produces MKILLLQPPARDFYDTELRLLPLGLCSLKAALMKHIPGVEVEVRDYRQGHGRRTVELLPELADLREFYPHPDKSPFGTFHGFYHFGAGFEDIAREVEREKPDLIGISCLFSAYYKDTRALAKELKARLGVPVVTGGAHGSSAPASLLKSGVVDYVIRGEGERPLVELVKALGGTGELSKVPNLAFRSGEKIQQNPVEPNYPLAELPPPDFSDFDPRRYRMGKLPLAPLLASRGCPVNCGFCSVSSVFGSGYRTRPVSDIVSEMKNRWEAGYRVFDFEDDNLTLDRDFFTGLCREIIAAFPEDGPVLQAMNGVSYHGLDEELLRLMKRAGFTHLNLALVSLDEGVSKLAGRPFDREKFRETVLTGFSLGYRIVAYQILGLPGETLASMTETFAFLARLPVLMGASPFYLAPGSPMAKEFDFTEADFVRCRLTAMGRDNENFSREDIFTLFVSARIVNFLKGLPLGGKEAGIEKALGIADGLGGRNALGARLLRRLLDDGLLHAETPAGEKPIPLFRAELFGEILRKTGRIGTQDGGGIRVYL; encoded by the coding sequence ATGAAGATACTCCTGCTCCAGCCTCCTGCGAGAGATTTCTACGACACGGAACTAAGGCTCCTGCCGCTCGGGCTCTGTTCCCTCAAGGCCGCGCTAATGAAGCACATCCCCGGCGTTGAGGTCGAAGTCCGGGATTACAGGCAGGGCCACGGCAGAAGAACCGTAGAGCTTTTACCGGAGCTTGCCGATCTCCGGGAGTTCTACCCCCACCCCGACAAGAGCCCCTTCGGAACCTTCCACGGTTTTTATCATTTCGGAGCAGGATTTGAAGATATCGCGCGGGAAGTCGAGAGGGAGAAGCCCGATTTAATCGGCATCTCCTGCCTCTTTTCCGCCTACTATAAAGACACTCGCGCGCTGGCGAAGGAGCTCAAGGCCCGCCTCGGCGTTCCTGTCGTCACCGGCGGGGCGCACGGGTCGTCGGCCCCTGCTTCCCTGCTGAAATCGGGAGTCGTGGATTACGTGATCCGCGGCGAAGGGGAAAGGCCTCTCGTAGAACTGGTAAAGGCGCTTGGAGGAACGGGGGAACTCTCGAAGGTTCCCAATCTCGCCTTCCGTAGCGGTGAAAAGATTCAGCAAAACCCGGTCGAACCGAACTACCCGCTTGCGGAATTGCCACCGCCGGATTTTTCGGACTTCGACCCGCGCCGCTACCGGATGGGAAAGCTTCCCCTCGCTCCGCTGCTAGCCTCGCGGGGCTGCCCGGTGAACTGCGGCTTTTGCTCCGTCTCCTCGGTCTTCGGCTCCGGCTACCGTACGAGGCCCGTCAGCGATATCGTCAGCGAGATGAAAAACCGGTGGGAGGCGGGTTACCGCGTCTTCGACTTCGAGGACGACAACCTCACCCTCGACCGGGACTTCTTCACCGGACTCTGCCGGGAGATAATCGCCGCATTTCCCGAAGACGGTCCTGTCCTGCAGGCGATGAACGGGGTCTCTTACCACGGCCTCGACGAAGAGCTGCTGCGCCTTATGAAGCGGGCCGGTTTCACACACCTCAACCTCGCGCTCGTCAGCCTCGACGAAGGGGTTTCAAAACTGGCGGGAAGGCCCTTCGACCGGGAAAAATTCCGCGAGACGGTTTTGACCGGGTTTTCGCTCGGCTACCGCATCGTCGCCTACCAGATACTCGGCCTGCCGGGTGAAACTCTCGCCTCGATGACCGAAACCTTCGCCTTCCTCGCCCGCCTCCCCGTCCTGATGGGCGCCTCGCCCTTCTACCTCGCGCCGGGGTCGCCGATGGCGAAGGAGTTTGACTTCACGGAGGCGGATTTCGTCCGCTGCCGCCTCACCGCGATGGGCAGAGACAACGAAAATTTCAGCAGGGAAGATATATTCACCCTCTTCGTATCAGCGAGAATCGTAAATTTTCTCAAGGGATTGCCGCTGGGAGGAAAAGAGGCCGGTATCGAAAAAGCGCTCGGAATCGCCGACGGGTTGGGAGGAAGAAACGCCCTCGGAGCAAGGCTCCTTCGCCGCCTCCTTGACGACGGCCTCCTCCACGCCGAAACCCCCGCCGGAGAAAAACCCATCCCGCTTTTCAGGGCGGAGCTGTTCGGCGAAATCCTCAGGAAAACCGGCAGAATCGGGACGCAGGACGGAGGAGGAATAAGGGTTTATTTGTAG